A window from Rhizosphaericola mali encodes these proteins:
- a CDS encoding RagB/SusD family nutrient uptake outer membrane protein, with protein sequence MKRIIQISLATLTSIILFSACTKKLDQLPYVQETSEVVYTDPDKVAGALAKLYAGYTLSGQDATDYPDISTTDVGTSVYLRLLWEFQELPTDEAVIGWNDNDLLSYHNLSWAAAGYYNRIMYDRIFFEVAACNEFIREVKAHDYSKFTTDQQATIAQGVLEARFLRAFAYWTAMDLYGNVPFTTETDGVGAYFPKQIKRADLFNYVSSELRNLSDSLPTPGATDYGRANQGASLALLSRLYLNASVYTGTDKYDSCVLYSNKIINSGWYSLNNTYANNFKADNNTSPEMIFPLVADGTRSKSYGNTTFIIHSEVGGNMNNNTAPYGIASGSGWGGMRATKAFVNKFGDPSGATDKRAIFYTDGQNLEITTITSFTDGYAVPKFINLTSTGAAGSDPTQTFADTDFPLFRLAEIYLNYAEATLRGASNGDNALALGYLNALRQRAYGNTLGNITANQMTLNYILDERCRELYFEAIRRTDLVRYNMLTTATYLWPFKGGSSTGTSVDSKYNIFPIPTTDLIANPTLVQNTGY encoded by the coding sequence ATGAAACGAATTATTCAGATATCACTCGCTACACTTACTTCAATCATACTATTTAGTGCATGTACTAAAAAACTAGATCAACTTCCTTACGTACAGGAAACATCAGAAGTAGTCTATACCGATCCAGACAAAGTTGCTGGCGCCTTAGCAAAATTGTATGCAGGTTACACATTAAGTGGCCAAGATGCCACAGACTATCCAGATATATCTACCACGGATGTCGGCACGAGTGTATATTTACGTTTATTATGGGAATTTCAAGAATTACCTACGGATGAAGCCGTAATAGGATGGAACGATAACGATCTACTTTCCTATCATAATTTAAGCTGGGCTGCCGCTGGATACTATAATAGAATCATGTATGATCGCATATTCTTTGAAGTTGCGGCGTGCAATGAATTTATTAGAGAAGTAAAAGCGCATGACTATTCCAAATTTACAACAGACCAACAAGCTACGATTGCACAAGGAGTATTAGAAGCTCGTTTTTTAAGAGCATTTGCCTATTGGACTGCAATGGATTTATATGGAAATGTACCATTTACAACAGAAACAGATGGTGTAGGTGCTTATTTTCCTAAACAAATTAAAAGAGCAGATTTATTCAATTATGTATCATCAGAATTAAGAAACTTAAGCGATTCACTACCTACTCCAGGAGCCACCGACTATGGTCGTGCTAACCAAGGTGCTAGTTTAGCACTATTGAGCAGACTATATTTAAATGCATCGGTGTACACAGGCACGGACAAATATGATAGTTGTGTATTATATTCCAATAAAATTATCAATTCTGGTTGGTATAGTTTGAATAACACCTATGCAAATAATTTCAAAGCAGACAACAATACTTCACCTGAAATGATATTCCCATTAGTAGCAGACGGAACTCGTTCTAAATCCTATGGAAATACAACATTTATTATTCACTCTGAAGTTGGTGGAAATATGAATAACAATACAGCTCCTTATGGTATTGCATCTGGTAGCGGATGGGGCGGTATGAGAGCGACGAAAGCATTTGTAAATAAATTTGGAGACCCTTCTGGAGCAACTGATAAAAGAGCCATATTTTATACAGATGGACAAAATCTAGAAATAACCACGATCACCTCTTTCACGGATGGATATGCAGTACCCAAATTCATCAATCTAACCTCAACAGGAGCAGCAGGTAGTGATCCTACCCAAACATTTGCGGATACGGATTTCCCTTTATTTAGATTGGCAGAGATTTATTTGAATTATGCAGAAGCAACTTTAAGAGGTGCATCAAACGGAGACAACGCTCTTGCATTAGGATATTTGAATGCTCTTAGACAAAGAGCTTATGGAAATACTTTGGGAAATATCACGGCAAATCAAATGACATTAAACTATATACTAGATGAAAGATGTAGAGAACTATATTTTGAAGCCATTAGAAGAACAGATCTAGTAAGATATAATATGTTGACCACCGCCACTTATTTATGGCCATTCAAAGGTGGATCATCCACAGGAACATCTGTGGATAGCAAATACAATATATTCCCTATCCCTACAACGGATTTAATAGCCAATCCTACATTAGTTCAAAATACAGGATATTAA
- a CDS encoding SusE domain-containing protein, which produces MTKIIQRFYLLLVALITITSCKKDEIKSVIDTSTVDVKLTASATSLTLIKEDSTKTALSLSWNEANFNYKADVTYTLQIAKTGTSFYNPAEITVGVNTTSYDLNTYSLNSILYQNFGISGNGSFDIRVKISLLQNGTNAGSTSSIDDLYSDTLTIPVNTFDMEVSYPKLWITGPFNNWSFTDQAFIASQNFDGNYAGFLYVPSAVTDYTFKLSDAQDWDHTQYGYATNTTMSSNASAGNLWYSGAGYVYITANTNNLTWSATVTNWYVVGDAIDGTWTTFIPMTYDPTTSTWITTTTLKNSGSLKFLANQAWNIFLGLSSSNQLGIGEQGNISVPNAGTYKITLDLHNAPNYTYTIEKQ; this is translated from the coding sequence ATGACTAAAATAATTCAAAGATTTTATCTGCTCCTAGTAGCACTGATCACCATAACGTCCTGTAAAAAAGACGAAATTAAATCGGTAATTGATACCTCTACCGTAGATGTAAAACTTACAGCTTCTGCGACTTCTCTTACTTTAATAAAAGAAGATTCTACCAAAACGGCGCTGAGCCTTAGTTGGAATGAAGCTAATTTTAATTATAAAGCAGATGTAACATACACATTACAAATTGCAAAAACAGGAACGAGCTTTTATAATCCAGCAGAGATCACGGTGGGTGTCAATACGACCTCTTATGACTTAAATACGTATAGTTTAAATAGTATTTTATACCAAAATTTTGGAATTTCAGGTAATGGTAGTTTTGATATAAGAGTCAAAATCTCTTTGTTACAAAATGGCACCAATGCTGGTAGTACCTCTAGCATCGATGATCTATACTCTGATACATTAACGATACCTGTAAATACTTTTGACATGGAAGTAAGTTATCCTAAATTATGGATTACTGGACCATTTAATAACTGGTCTTTTACAGACCAAGCTTTTATAGCATCTCAAAACTTTGATGGCAACTATGCAGGATTTTTATATGTACCAAGTGCCGTTACAGATTATACCTTCAAATTATCTGATGCTCAAGATTGGGATCATACGCAATACGGATATGCAACGAACACAACGATGAGCTCTAATGCATCTGCTGGTAACCTATGGTACAGTGGTGCTGGATATGTATATATTACTGCCAATACAAATAATCTTACATGGAGTGCAACAGTTACTAATTGGTATGTTGTCGGAGATGCAATTGATGGTACATGGACTACATTTATCCCTATGACGTATGATCCTACAACTTCAACTTGGATTACAACTACAACATTGAAAAATTCTGGTAGTTTGAAATTTTTAGCCAATCAAGCGTGGAATATATTTTTAGGGTTAAGTAGTAGCAATCAATTGGGTATCGGAGAGCAAGGAAATATTTCTGTACCTAATGCAGGTACGTATAAGATAACGTTGGATCTACACAACGCCCCTAACTATACATATACAATTGAAAAACAATAG
- a CDS encoding DUF5686 family protein: MKINGRKITISSKLLICFIIVLLIGIGNITAQSINKKIIIIDSLSLEPIVNVSILNKNGDKNLGYTNEAGIFYLKYDNINSILITAIGYENTDISLTKSDSILQIKLKPRLSNLNDVIVTAGKKKKYRNKNNPAVELIRKVIEHKPENDINYFPTASYDEYAKLSFFVDKFPKWISKSKILKKYDFVLRKDDTVTIPGKNLLPIYLEESVSKNYTRNKPKSKNSIVKAEKRVDYGKFIDIRGISSLFNRLFEDINIYNNNIEVFTKQFLSPISNAGPVWYKYFIQDTIEDDGLKLIRLHFVPRNDADLLFNGEMYITLDGRYAVKSIEFQTDDNINLGVVRNFSVVQRFNKDSAGHFYLGYSDVTSDFGLYKKMTGLIGRRVINNTGFQSGMPIDDSIWKMNEDVLLRNPKSESDTFWTSNRSIPLDNGESHVYERMDSLRKMKSFQRATDWFNTITSGYKTFGKVQAGPIQSFIDYNPVEGFKPRFGGRTTPDFNKSLYFNGNLAYGFRDERIKYFGRATYAFNHKSIYSYPVHSLSITKIFDSNIPGTSDINEEGNLFFASNSGNFNRYFYNNIIQVDYLKEFDDHWAIGFGFKDKIQRTTGDWAFIRNNPLGMDSTYPSIKSAQLTMQVRWAPHEQFYQNGARRLKIPNAFPVFTFDFTKGIKGLFNGNYDYNYFHLNIQKRVYMSIIGMSKMTLDGGYLTGRVPWPLLVIHTGNQGLGYSITGFNLMNYMEFMSDHYASFSIEHLFNGLFFNRIPLIKKLKWREIAGAKILFGGVRNENNPNLNQNVLLKLPYTTNAPTYFLSGKPYVELSAGVSNILKFLRVDLIKRMTYLDHPDINKWSLKAAINFEL, from the coding sequence TTGAAAATTAACGGCAGAAAAATAACTATTTCATCAAAACTATTGATTTGCTTTATAATTGTTTTGCTAATAGGTATAGGAAATATAACGGCGCAATCAATTAATAAAAAGATAATTATTATTGATTCTCTTTCATTGGAACCAATTGTAAACGTTTCCATTTTAAATAAGAATGGAGATAAAAATTTGGGATATACAAATGAAGCGGGAATTTTTTATTTGAAGTATGATAATATCAATTCTATTTTAATAACAGCAATAGGATATGAAAATACAGATATTAGCTTAACAAAGTCAGATTCAATTTTACAAATAAAATTAAAACCCAGACTTTCTAATTTAAATGACGTTATTGTAACTGCAGGTAAAAAAAAGAAATATAGAAATAAGAATAATCCAGCTGTAGAACTGATTAGAAAAGTAATAGAACATAAACCAGAAAATGATATTAACTATTTTCCTACAGCGAGTTATGATGAGTACGCTAAATTGTCCTTTTTTGTAGATAAATTTCCAAAGTGGATCAGCAAAAGTAAGATTTTAAAGAAATATGACTTTGTTTTGCGTAAAGACGATACCGTAACGATACCGGGGAAAAACTTACTTCCTATATATTTAGAAGAATCGGTAAGTAAAAATTACACTCGTAATAAGCCCAAATCCAAAAATTCAATTGTTAAGGCAGAAAAGCGGGTGGATTATGGAAAGTTTATAGATATCCGAGGAATTAGTTCTTTATTTAACCGCTTATTTGAGGATATCAATATTTATAACAATAATATTGAGGTGTTTACAAAACAATTTTTAAGTCCGATTTCAAATGCAGGCCCCGTTTGGTATAAATATTTTATCCAAGATACAATAGAAGATGATGGGCTTAAGTTAATTCGCTTACATTTTGTACCGCGTAATGATGCAGATTTATTGTTTAATGGAGAGATGTACATCACCCTTGATGGGCGTTATGCAGTTAAAAGTATAGAGTTTCAGACGGATGATAATATCAATCTTGGTGTAGTACGCAATTTTTCAGTGGTTCAACGATTTAATAAAGATTCTGCGGGACATTTTTATTTAGGATATTCTGACGTGACTTCTGATTTTGGCTTATATAAAAAAATGACAGGACTTATAGGAAGAAGAGTCATAAATAATACGGGCTTTCAAAGTGGTATGCCCATTGATGATAGTATATGGAAAATGAATGAAGATGTTTTGTTACGCAATCCTAAATCCGAATCGGATACTTTTTGGACGTCCAACCGTTCCATCCCATTGGACAATGGAGAATCTCATGTTTATGAAAGAATGGATAGCTTGCGGAAAATGAAATCTTTTCAAAGAGCTACAGATTGGTTTAATACAATCACCTCTGGTTACAAGACTTTTGGCAAAGTGCAAGCCGGTCCTATTCAATCATTTATTGACTACAATCCGGTTGAAGGATTTAAACCAAGATTTGGAGGACGCACAACGCCAGACTTTAATAAAAGTCTTTATTTTAATGGCAATCTTGCTTATGGTTTTCGGGATGAAAGAATAAAATATTTTGGAAGAGCTACCTATGCATTCAATCATAAATCAATATATTCTTATCCAGTACATTCTTTGTCTATAACGAAAATTTTTGATTCGAATATTCCTGGAACTAGCGATATTAATGAAGAGGGGAATTTATTTTTTGCAAGTAATTCTGGCAATTTTAATCGCTATTTTTATAATAATATTATTCAGGTTGATTATTTGAAAGAATTTGACGATCATTGGGCGATTGGTTTTGGTTTTAAGGATAAAATACAACGTACGACAGGAGATTGGGCGTTTATTCGAAATAATCCATTGGGTATGGATTCTACTTATCCATCAATAAAATCTGCACAATTAACTATGCAAGTGAGATGGGCGCCACATGAGCAATTTTATCAAAATGGTGCAAGGCGTCTCAAAATACCTAATGCATTTCCAGTTTTTACATTCGACTTTACAAAAGGAATAAAAGGGTTATTTAATGGAAACTATGACTATAACTATTTTCACTTGAATATACAAAAGCGTGTGTATATGTCTATTATCGGAATGTCAAAAATGACATTGGATGGAGGTTATCTTACAGGACGAGTACCTTGGCCGTTATTGGTAATACACACTGGTAATCAAGGTCTTGGTTACAGTATCACAGGATTCAATCTAATGAATTATATGGAATTTATGAGTGATCATTATGCTTCATTTTCAATTGAACATTTATTTAATGGATTATTTTTTAATAGAATCCCTCTTATTAAGAAACTAAAATGGCGAGAAATCGCTGGAGCAAAAATCCTTTTTGGTGGTGTGAGAAATGAAAACAATCCGAATTTGAATCAAAATGTATTATTGAAATTGCCTTATACTACAAATGCCCCAACTTATTTTCTCTCAGGAAAACCTTATGTAGAATTAAGTGCAGGTGTTTCTAATATTTTAAAATTTTTGCGTGTAGATTTAATTAAACGAATGACTTATTTAGATCATCCAGATATTAATAAATGGAGTTTAAAAGCTGCTATTAATTTTGAACTATAA
- a CDS encoding SusC/RagA family TonB-linked outer membrane protein gives MRKGQLFKCSIFVLFTILIKSQVFAQAGKVKVSGQVTADTSSADGISIVLQSTNKVIGKTNASGSFQVNVLANSTLLFSKSGFDNQTFLVNSDTTLNVALHPFTNIMPEVVVIGYGTAKKSDLTGSIVTVSSKDFQKGSITTPDQLIAGKAAGVTVTSNSGAPGAGSTIRIRGGTSLNASNSPLIVIDGVPLDNNSVYGASDPLSLINPNDIASFNILKDASATAIYGNRASNGVIIITTKSGTSGRLKVDFNAVLSQAVKRNEVKLLNGNQIRQIVNEKGTDAQKALLGTANTNWQDQIFQKALGGVYNLGISGGIKKLPYRLSVGFTGQDGILKTSNLKRTSVDLNIRPTFFNNTLHIDFNVKGIYMTNRFANESAIGAALSMDPTQPVYANNTLGGFYEWTDGNGVPIQQAVKNPLAQLLMYKSTSVVRRSIGNMKVDYHLPSLPELTMNVNGGYDISSSDGSSFIPEYAALDYQQGGSVTKYQQRKTNYVFDAYLNYKKYFDKIQSNVDFTGGYSYQEFFSGAPGFNNTNVAGTVLSTSIADSSRNVLLSFYGRLNYTFKEKYLLTATVRRDGTSRFSPNNRWGTFPSIALAWKIKEESFLKNVNAVSDLKLRLGYGVTGNQDVGSFYPYLPIYRVSSNVAQYVFGNTGYYTYRAEAYDPNIKWETTASYNAGIDFGFFKNRLTGSIDAYYKKTSNLLADIQTAAGANLSNHVLTNVGNIESKGIELALNAKIVQGNKFNWSVNTNVAYNNNKILKLSNVSDSTTQGILSGTISGGSGNSIQIQTVGYSLNTFYVYKQAYDKNGKPEEGVYADVNNNSGNLFYRYKSPNPKVTLGFTSNFDYDKWSLSFTLRGNFGNYVYNNVKASGDAYNSISNTQGYIGNANRDYLHTGFTNSQYFSDYYVENASFVRMDNVNLGYDFGDVFNHKARLSVSGTVQNVFVITKYTGLDPEVYSGIDNNAYPRPRTYSLGVNLQF, from the coding sequence ATGCGAAAAGGACAATTGTTCAAATGTTCAATTTTTGTACTATTTACAATATTGATAAAATCACAGGTTTTTGCACAAGCAGGAAAAGTAAAAGTTTCGGGGCAAGTTACCGCGGACACTAGCTCTGCCGATGGAATTTCTATAGTACTTCAATCCACAAATAAAGTTATAGGAAAAACAAATGCATCCGGTTCATTTCAGGTAAATGTACTCGCTAATTCCACTTTACTTTTTTCTAAATCTGGATTTGATAATCAAACATTTTTAGTCAATTCTGATACAACTCTAAATGTAGCATTACATCCATTTACCAATATCATGCCTGAGGTAGTTGTGATTGGTTATGGTACTGCAAAAAAATCTGATTTGACAGGATCTATAGTTACTGTAAGTAGCAAAGACTTTCAAAAAGGGTCAATTACTACACCTGACCAGTTAATTGCTGGTAAAGCAGCAGGTGTAACAGTTACATCTAATAGTGGTGCGCCAGGCGCAGGTAGTACGATCAGAATCAGAGGGGGTACTTCATTGAATGCAAGCAATAGTCCACTTATAGTTATAGATGGAGTGCCGTTGGACAATAACTCTGTTTATGGTGCATCAGACCCATTAAGTTTGATCAATCCCAATGATATTGCGTCCTTCAACATTTTAAAAGACGCCTCTGCGACCGCGATTTACGGTAATAGGGCCTCTAATGGTGTTATTATCATCACAACTAAAAGTGGTACATCTGGTCGACTAAAAGTAGATTTCAATGCGGTACTATCACAAGCAGTAAAACGTAATGAGGTTAAGTTGTTAAATGGAAACCAAATACGTCAAATTGTAAATGAAAAAGGAACTGATGCACAGAAAGCATTATTAGGTACGGCAAATACTAATTGGCAAGATCAAATCTTTCAAAAAGCATTAGGAGGAGTCTACAACCTCGGCATTTCTGGAGGAATCAAAAAGTTACCTTACAGATTATCTGTAGGTTTTACTGGGCAAGATGGTATTCTTAAAACAAGTAATTTAAAACGAACATCTGTAGATCTAAATATCAGACCTACATTTTTCAATAATACATTGCATATAGATTTTAATGTAAAAGGCATTTACATGACCAATCGATTTGCCAATGAATCAGCCATCGGCGCTGCATTGAGTATGGATCCAACACAACCCGTGTATGCCAACAATACACTTGGTGGATTTTATGAATGGACAGATGGTAATGGTGTACCTATACAACAAGCTGTAAAGAATCCATTAGCACAGCTACTTATGTACAAAAGTACAAGTGTGGTTAGACGGAGTATTGGTAATATGAAAGTGGATTATCACCTACCCTCTTTACCCGAACTTACTATGAATGTAAATGGAGGTTACGACATATCATCTAGCGACGGTAGCTCCTTCATTCCAGAATATGCAGCATTAGACTATCAACAAGGAGGTTCTGTAACTAAATATCAACAGAGAAAAACAAACTATGTATTTGATGCTTACTTAAATTATAAAAAATATTTTGATAAAATACAAAGTAATGTTGATTTTACGGGAGGTTATTCTTACCAAGAATTTTTTAGTGGCGCTCCAGGATTTAACAATACCAACGTTGCAGGTACTGTATTAAGTACTTCAATTGCTGACTCTAGCAGAAATGTACTACTTTCTTTCTATGGAAGATTGAACTATACATTTAAAGAAAAATATTTGTTAACTGCAACAGTTAGACGTGATGGTACATCTAGATTTAGTCCAAATAATCGTTGGGGAACATTTCCTTCTATTGCATTAGCATGGAAAATTAAAGAAGAATCATTTTTGAAAAATGTTAATGCTGTATCGGATTTAAAACTAAGATTAGGTTATGGTGTTACAGGGAATCAAGATGTAGGGTCTTTTTACCCATATCTTCCGATATATCGCGTAAGTTCCAATGTTGCACAATATGTATTTGGCAATACAGGATACTATACCTACAGAGCAGAAGCGTATGATCCAAATATTAAATGGGAAACTACAGCATCTTATAACGCGGGGATCGACTTTGGATTCTTTAAAAATAGATTAACTGGTTCGATTGATGCTTATTACAAAAAAACAAGCAATCTATTAGCGGATATCCAAACTGCTGCTGGTGCTAACTTGAGTAATCATGTACTTACTAATGTCGGTAATATTGAATCAAAAGGTATAGAATTGGCATTGAATGCGAAAATCGTTCAAGGTAACAAATTCAACTGGTCAGTAAATACCAATGTTGCCTACAACAATAATAAAATTTTAAAATTATCCAACGTATCTGACAGCACTACACAAGGTATTCTAAGCGGTACGATCAGTGGAGGTAGCGGTAATTCAATTCAGATACAAACAGTAGGTTATAGTTTAAATACTTTCTACGTATACAAACAGGCATACGACAAGAATGGCAAACCAGAAGAAGGTGTATATGCGGATGTAAATAATAATTCAGGTAATTTATTTTACCGATATAAATCACCAAATCCAAAAGTTACATTAGGATTTACTTCCAACTTTGATTATGATAAATGGAGTCTATCATTTACGCTTAGAGGAAACTTTGGCAACTACGTATATAATAATGTAAAAGCTAGTGGAGACGCCTATAATAGTATCTCAAATACACAAGGATATATTGGTAATGCCAACAGAGACTATTTGCATACAGGCTTTACAAATAGCCAATATTTTTCAGATTATTATGTAGAAAATGCGTCATTCGTAAGAATGGACAACGTAAATCTTGGATATGATTTTGGAGATGTTTTCAATCACAAAGCTAGACTTTCAGTGAGTGGAACAGTACAAAATGTATTTGTAATCACTAAATATACAGGTTTAGATCCTGAGGTATATAGTGGTATAGACAACAATGCATATCCACGTCCACGTACATATTCTCTTGGTGTTAATCTTCAATTTTAA
- a CDS encoding dihydroxyacetone kinase subunit DhaK yields the protein MKFFKNSNEDIVKEALTGLIASNDQIALLDSFPKIKVALRKDWDKSKVAIISGGGSGHEPAHAGFVGKGMLTAAVCGEIFASPSVDAVLAAIIAVTGEKGCLLVIKNYTGDRLNFGLAAEQARNLGYKVETVVVNDDIALGISSNSRGIAGTIFIHKIAGQLAEDGKSLPYIFKTAKQTIENIYSLGLSLTECQRFEENIEHRIKDKEVELGLGIHGEAGAKIIPLNSADVLTTTVANELLPFADKHKGKIAIMINNLGTAMPLEMNIVVNALLSTKLGKKINYIIGPAQIMTALNMDGFSFSIILLDNVTEKALLKENSITSWPGTHIFNPKKAFVKMPKLPPTIKGKPSNHPAVKKIIEDTAKLLISIEKEMNDLDAKVGDGDAGSTFAAASKNILNELNKLPLNNGSDLLNSIGSLLSREAGGSSGVLMSILFIAAGDAFTQYKHWGKALLKGLETMQTYGGAKIGSRTMVDALEPALLALAADKSLAEVAKAARKGAENTKKIKKTDFGRSSYIPATILKNVPDPGAEIMARIFENLIEA from the coding sequence ATGAAATTTTTTAAAAATTCAAATGAAGATATTGTAAAAGAAGCGCTTACAGGATTAATTGCGAGTAATGATCAAATTGCGCTATTGGATTCATTTCCTAAAATAAAAGTTGCATTAAGGAAAGATTGGGATAAATCTAAAGTTGCGATTATCTCAGGAGGAGGTTCTGGTCATGAACCTGCACATGCAGGATTTGTTGGAAAGGGAATGTTGACAGCTGCTGTTTGTGGAGAGATATTTGCGTCTCCGTCAGTAGATGCTGTACTTGCAGCTATTATTGCTGTAACAGGAGAGAAGGGATGTTTATTGGTGATTAAAAACTATACTGGAGATCGTTTAAATTTTGGCTTGGCTGCAGAGCAAGCAAGAAATTTGGGATATAAAGTAGAGACTGTAGTTGTAAATGACGATATCGCGTTAGGTATTAGTTCTAATAGTAGAGGAATTGCGGGTACTATTTTTATACACAAAATTGCAGGTCAATTAGCAGAAGACGGCAAGAGTTTGCCATATATATTCAAAACTGCAAAACAAACTATTGAAAATATATATTCTTTAGGACTTTCCTTAACGGAATGCCAACGTTTTGAAGAAAATATAGAACATCGAATTAAAGATAAAGAGGTCGAACTAGGATTAGGGATACATGGTGAAGCTGGTGCAAAGATTATACCTCTTAATAGTGCGGATGTACTAACTACTACCGTAGCAAATGAACTATTGCCTTTTGCAGACAAGCATAAAGGTAAAATTGCTATAATGATCAATAATTTAGGTACAGCGATGCCTTTGGAGATGAATATAGTTGTAAATGCACTCTTGTCGACTAAACTTGGAAAAAAAATAAACTATATTATAGGTCCTGCTCAAATTATGACAGCCCTTAATATGGATGGTTTTTCCTTTTCTATAATACTGTTGGATAATGTAACTGAAAAGGCATTATTAAAAGAAAATTCTATTACTTCTTGGCCAGGTACACATATATTCAATCCTAAAAAAGCATTTGTAAAAATGCCTAAACTTCCACCTACAATTAAGGGGAAGCCTTCAAATCATCCAGCTGTTAAAAAAATAATTGAAGACACAGCTAAACTTCTCATTTCCATAGAAAAGGAAATGAATGATTTAGATGCCAAAGTGGGAGATGGAGATGCTGGATCTACTTTCGCGGCTGCTTCTAAAAATATATTAAATGAATTGAATAAATTACCATTAAATAATGGAAGTGATTTGTTGAATTCCATAGGTAGTTTGCTTTCCCGTGAGGCCGGTGGTTCTAGTGGTGTATTGATGTCTATTTTGTTTATAGCAGCTGGAGATGCATTCACACAATATAAACATTGGGGTAAAGCTCTTTTAAAGGGTTTGGAAACAATGCAAACTTATGGGGGTGCCAAGATTGGATCTCGGACGATGGTGGATGCTCTAGAGCCAGCGTTACTTGCATTGGCTGCGGATAAATCTTTAGCAGAAGTCGCTAAAGCTGCAAGAAAAGGTGCTGAAAACACAAAAAAAATTAAAAAAACAGATTTTGGTCGTTCTTCCTACATACCAGCCACAATTTTGAAAAACGTACCGGATCCTGGAGCGGAGATTATGGCGCGAATCTTTGAGAATTTAATAGAGGCGTAA
- a CDS encoding glycoside hydrolase family 53 protein, producing the protein MKLFRYIFIGLLAAASCKKFDVPGPTSLQSSHNNLAKGADPSWVTQMEANGYKFYNTTGEQADLFQILKNQGINSIRLRVWVNPDGGWNGEQDVINKAKRANSLGLKLLIDFHYSDSWADPAQQVKPTAWQNATFAQLTDSVYYHTYNVLNDLKNNGIVPSWVQVGNETNDGMLWPDGQASKSFTNYATLINAGYKAVKDINDSIKVIIHLANGDDNSLYRWMFDSLTAHNTNFDVIGMSLYPSTSSWQGQAVACDSNLLDMSSRYNKEVMLCEVGMGASDSTNSRSFVSKMIDYVDNIPNKKGIGVFYWEPEAYGNWQNYLMGSFNEAGMPTIAMKAFY; encoded by the coding sequence ATGAAATTATTTAGATATATTTTTATTGGTTTATTAGCTGCAGCAAGTTGTAAAAAATTTGATGTACCAGGTCCTACATCTTTGCAATCTTCGCATAATAATCTGGCAAAAGGTGCTGATCCTAGTTGGGTCACTCAGATGGAAGCAAATGGTTATAAATTTTACAACACAACTGGTGAACAAGCAGATTTATTTCAAATATTAAAAAATCAAGGTATTAATTCAATCAGATTACGTGTGTGGGTAAATCCTGATGGCGGCTGGAATGGAGAGCAAGATGTTATCAATAAGGCAAAAAGAGCCAATAGTTTGGGTTTAAAATTATTAATTGACTTTCATTATAGTGATAGTTGGGCCGATCCTGCTCAACAAGTAAAGCCCACTGCATGGCAAAATGCAACATTTGCGCAGCTAACAGATTCTGTATATTATCACACATATAATGTTTTGAACGATTTAAAAAATAATGGCATTGTTCCTAGTTGGGTTCAAGTCGGCAATGAAACAAACGATGGTATGCTATGGCCTGATGGGCAAGCATCTAAAAGTTTTACCAACTATGCAACTTTAATTAATGCAGGTTACAAAGCGGTGAAAGATATCAACGACTCCATCAAAGTAATTATTCACTTAGCCAATGGTGATGATAACTCTTTATATCGTTGGATGTTTGATAGTCTTACGGCACATAATACTAATTTTGATGTAATTGGAATGTCTTTATATCCTAGTACTTCAAGTTGGCAAGGGCAGGCTGTGGCTTGTGATTCCAATTTGTTAGATATGTCTAGTCGTTATAACAAGGAAGTAATGTTGTGCGAGGTGGGTATGGGAGCATCAGATTCTACCAATTCAAGATCATTTGTTTCTAAAATGATAGATTACGTTGACAATATTCCCAACAAAAAAGGTATTGGCGTGTTCTATTGGGAGCCTGAGGCGTATGGTAATTGGCAAAACTATTTAATGGGCTCATTTAACGAAGCGGGAATGCCAACGATAGCGATGAAGGCATTCTATTAA